In Drosophila santomea strain STO CAGO 1482 chromosome 2L, Prin_Dsan_1.1, whole genome shotgun sequence, a single window of DNA contains:
- the LOC120458031 gene encoding protein son of sevenless codes for MFSGPSGHAHTISYGGGIGLGTGGGGGGGGTQGGGSGGVGIGGGGVAGLQDCDGYDFTKCENAARWRGLFTPSLKKVLEQVHPRVTAKEDALLYVEKLCLRLLAMLCAKPLPHSVQDVEEKVNKSFPAPIDQWALNEAKEVINSKKRKSVLPTEKVHTLLQKDVLQYKIDSSVSAFLVAVLEYISADILKMAGDYVIKIAHCEITKEDIEVVMNADRVLMDMLNQSEAHILPSPLSLPAQRASATYEETVKELIHDEKQYQRDLHMIIRVFREELVKIVSDPRELEPIFSNIMDIYEVTVTLLGSLEDVIEMSQEQSAPCVGSCFEELAEAEEFDVYKKYAYDVTSQASRDALNNLLSKPGASSLTTAGHGFRDAVKYYLPKLLLVPICHAFVYFDYIKHLKDLSSSQDDIESFEQVQGLLHPLHCDLEKVMASLSKERQVPVSGRVRRQLAIERTRELQMKVEHWEDKDVGQNCNEFIREDSLSKLGSGKRIWSERKVFLFDGLMVLCKANTKKQTPSAGATAYDYRLKEKYFMRRVDINDRPDSDDLKNSFELAPRMQPPIVLTAKNAQHKHDWMADLLMVITKSMLDRHLDSILQDIERKHPLRMPSPEIYKFAVPDSGDNIVLEERESAGVPMIKGATLCKLIERLTYHIYADPTFVRTFLTTYRYFCSPQQLLQLLVERFNIPDPSLVYQDTGAAGAGGIGGVGGDKEHKNSHREDWKRYRKEYVQPVQFRVLNVLRHWVDHHFYDFEKDPMLLEKLLSFLEHVNGKSMRKWVDSVLKIVQRKNEQEKSNKKIVYAYGHDPPPIEHHLSVPNDEITLLTLHPLELARQLTLLEFEMYKNVKPSELVGSPWTKKDKEVKSPNLLKIMKHTTNVTRWIEKSITEAENYEERLAIMQRAIEVMMVMLELNNFNGILSIVAAMGTASVYRLRWTFQGLPERYRKFLEECRELSDDHLKKYQERLRSINPPCVPFFGRYLTNILHLEEGNPDLLANTELINFSKRRKVAEIIGEIQQYQNQPYCLNEESTIRQFFEQLDPFNGLSDKQMSDYLYNESLRIEPRGCKTVPKFPRKWPHIPLKSPGIKPRRQNQTNSSSKLSNSTSSGAAAAAASSTATTIATAAAPSLHASSIMDAPTAGANAGCGTLAGEQSPQHNPHAFSVFAPVIIPERNTSSWSGTPQHTRADQNNGEVSVPAPHLPKKPGAHVWANHSTLASSSAMDVFSPALPEHLPPQSLPDSNPFASDTEAPPSPLPKLVVSPRHETGNRSPFHGRMQNSPTHSTASTVTLTGMSASAGEEFCPGGFYFNSAHQGQPGAVPISPHVNVPMATNMEYRAVPPPLPPRRKERTESCADMAQKRQAPDAPTLPPRDGELSPPPIPPRLNHSTGISYLRQSHGKSKEFVGKSSLLLPNTSSIMIRRNSAIEKRAAATTQPSAVGPISTTLVTVSQAVATDEPLPLPISPAASSSTTTSPLTPAMSPMSPNIPSHPVESTSSSYAHQLRMRQQQAHPAIYSQHHHATHLPHHQHQHHSNPTQSRSSPKEFFPIATSLEGTPKLPPKPSLSANFYNNPDKGTMFLYPSTNEE; via the exons ATGTTCTCGGGGCCCAGCGGCCATGCCCACACCATCAGCTACGGGGGCGGGATCGGTCTGGGCACcggaggcggtggtggtggaggtggcaCACAGGGCGGCGGAAGCGGTGGTGTTGGCATTGGTGGCGGTGGCGTGGCTGGGCTGCAGGACTGCGATGGCTATGACTTCACCAAATGCGAGAATGCTGCGAGATGGAGGGGCTTGTTTACGCCGTCGCTGAAGAAGGTGCTGGAGCAGGTGCATCCACGGGTCACCGCCAAGGAGGACGCTCTGCTGTATGTGGAGAAACTCTGCCTACGGTTGCTGGCTATGCTGTGCGCCAAACCGCTGCCCCACTCCGTTCAGGATGTGGAGGAGAAGGTGAACAAGTCCTTTCCGGCGCCCATCGATCAGTGGGCCCTCAACGAGGCCAAGGAGGTGATCAACTCGAAGAAACGCAAGTCTGTCCTGCCCACGGAAAAGGTGCACACGCTGCTCCAAAAGGATGTGCTGCAGTACAAGATCGACAGCTCTGTGTCCGCCTTCCTGGTGGCCGTGCTGGAGTACATCTCTGCGGACATACTCAAAATGGCCGGCGACTATGTGATCAAGATCGCCCACTGCGAGATTACCAAGGAGGACATCGAGGTGGTGATGAACGCCGATCGCGTCCTAATGGACATGCTCAACCAGAGTGAAGCCCACATCCTGCCCAGTCCCCTGTCACTGCCCGCCCAGCGAGCAAGTGCCACCTACGAGGAGACGGTCAAGGAGCTGATCCACGACGAGAAGCAGTACCAGCGCGACCTGCACATGATCATACGCGTCTTTCGCGAGGAGTTGGTGAAGATCGTGTCCGATCCCCGGGAGCTGGAACCGATATTCTCCAACATAATGGACATTTACGAAGTGACGGTGACTCTGCTCGGCTCCCTGGAGGACGTCATTGAGATGTCCCAGGAGCAGAGTGCCCCTTGCGTGGGCAGCTGCTTTGAGGAACTGGCCGAGGCCGAGGAGTTTGACGTGTACAAGAAGTACGCCTACGATGTGACCTCGCAGGCCTCACGGGATGCACTCAACAATCTCCTGTCCAAACCAGGG GCCTCATCCCTGACTACAGCCGGCCATGGCTTTCGCGATGCTGTCAAGTACTATTTGCCCAAGCTGCTTCTGGTGCCCATTTGCCATGCCTTCGTGTACTTTGACTACATCAAGCACCTCAAGGATCTCAGCTCGTCGCAGGACGACATCGAGAGCTTCGAACAGGTCCAGGGCCTGCTGCATCCACTCCACTGCGATCTCGAGAAGGTTATGGCCAGCCTGTCCAAGGAGCGACAAGTTCCCGTCAGCGGCCGAGTGCGCCGCCAGCTGGCCATCGAGCGAACGCGGGAGCTCCAAATGAAGGTCGAGCACTGGGAGGACAAGGACGTGGGCCAAAATTGCAATGAATTTATTCGCG AGGATTCGCTGAGCAAGCTTGGATCAGGAAAACGAATCTGGAGCGAGCGCAAGGTGTTTCTCTTCGATGGGCTGATGGTGCTATGCAAGGCAAAcaccaaaaagcaaacaccATCGGCAGGAGCAACGGCCTACGATTACCGGCTGAAGGAGAAGTATTTTATGCGACGCGTAGATATCAATGACCGACCTGACAGCGATGACCTGAAGAACAGCTTTGAGTTGGCGCCCAGGATGCAGCCGCCAATTGTGCTGACCGCCAAGAATGCACAGCACAAGCACGATTGGATGGCGGACCTGCTGATGGTGATCACCAAGTCGATGCTGGACCGGCACTTGGACAGCATACTGCAAGACATCGAGCGAAAGCACCCACTGCGTATGCCCAGCCCGGAGATTTACAAGTTCGCGGTGCCCGACAGCGGTGACAATATCGTGTTGGAGGAGCGCGAAAGCGCAGGAGTGCCGATGATCAAGGGAGCGACGCTTTGCAAGCTGATCGAGCGCCTCACCTATCACATCTACGCCGACCCGACCTTCGTGCGCACCTTCCTCACCACATATCGCTACTTCTGCTCACCgcagcagttgctgcagctgctagtGGAGCGCTTCAACATACCGGATCCCAGCTTGGTCTATCAAGACACGGGTGCAGCAGGTGCGGGAGGCATCGGCGGCGTTGGCGGTGACAAGGAGCACAAGAACTCGCATCGCGAGGACTGGAAACGCTATCGCAAGGAGTATGTGCAGCCAGTGCAGTTTCGAGTGCTCAACGTGCTGCGCCATTGGGTCGACCACCatttttacgatttcgaaAAGGATCCCATGTTGCTGGAGAAGCTGCTCAGCTTTCTGGAGCACGTCAACGGCAAATCGATGCGCAAGTGGGTGGATTCCGTGCTTAAGATTGTTCAAAGAAAG AACGAGCAGGAGAAAAGCAATAAGAAGATTGTATACGCCTATGGCCACGATCCGCCGCCCATTGAGCATCACCTTAGCGTACCCAACGACGAGATAACGCTCCTCACCCTGCACCCACTGGAACTGGCCCGTCAGCTCACTCTGCTAGAATTCGAGATGTACAAGAATGTAAAGCCCTCTGAGTTGGTCGGATCACCCTGGACGAAAAAGGACAAGGAGGTGAAGAGCCCTAATTTACTGAAGATCATGAAGCACACCACAAACGTGACCCGCTGGATTGAGAAATCCATAACCGAAGCGGAGAATTACGAGGAACGCCTTGCAATTATGCAACGCGCAATCGAAgtgatgatggtgatgctgGAATTGAACAATTTTAATGGAATCCTCTCAATTGTCGCGGCAATGGGCACGGCATCAGTTTATCGACTGCGGTGGACATTCCAGGGATTGCCCGAACGCTACAGAAAATTCTTGGAAGAATGCCGCGAGCTCAGTGACGATCATCTCAAGAAGTATCAGGAACGATTGCGATCCATCAATCCGCCTTGTGTGCCATTTTTCGGTCGCTACTTGACCAACATACTCCACTTGGAGGAGGGAAACCCCGACCTGCTAGCCAACACAGAGCTAATTAACTTTTCAAAACGACGGAAAGTGGCCGAGATTATTGGCGAAATTCAACAGTACCAGAACCAGCCATACTGTCTCAACGAGGAGTCCACAATAAGACAGTTCTTCGAGCAACTAGATCCGTTCAACGGACTGTCCGACAAACAGATGTCTGACTATCTCTATAACGAAAGCCTACGCATTGAGCCCAGGGGTTGCAAGACGGTGCCGAAATTC CCTCGAAAGTGGCCGCACATTCCGCTCAAATCGCCGGGCATCAAGCCGCGTCGTCAGAATCAGACCAACAGCAGTAGCAAGCTGTCGAACAGCACGTCGTCAggggcggcggcagcggcagcttCGTCAACGGCCACCACAATAGCGACTGCAGCAGCTCCATCTTTGCACGCATCCAGCATAATGGACGCGCCAACAGCAGGCGCAAATGCTGGATGTGGAACTCTCGCCGGCGAGCAAAGTCCGCAGCACAATCCGCACGCTTTCTCCGTTTTCGCCCCTGTTATTATACCCGAACGGAATACAAGCAGCTGGAGTGGAACGCCACAGCACACTCGGGCGGATCAGAACAACGGGGAGGTTTCGGTGCCGGCGCCACATCTCCCCAAGAAACCGGGCGCGCATGTCTGGGCTAACCACTCGACATTGGCCAGTTCGTCAGCAATGGATGTGTTCAGTCCAGCGCTGCCGGAGCACCTGCCGCCGCAGTCCCTGCCGGACAGCAATCCATTTGCATCGGACACGGAAGCTCCGCCCTCGCCGCTGCCCAAGCTAGTGGTCAGTCCGCGTCACGAAACCGGCAATCGCTCACCATTCCATGGGCGTATGCAGAACAGCCCAACGCATAGCACTGCCAGCACCGTGACCCTAACAGGCATGTCTGCATCGGCCGGGGAGGAGTTCTGTCCGGGTGGCTTCTATTTCAACAGCGCCCATCAGGGACAGCCGGGGGCAGTGCCCATCTCACCGCATGTCAATGTTCCGATGGCCACCAATATGGAGTACCGCGCAGTGCCGCCTCCACTGCCGCCCAGACGCAAGGAGCGCACTGAGAGCTGTGCGGACATGGCGCAAAAGCGTCAGGCGCCAGACGCACCCACA TTACCCCCGCGTGATGGCGAACTCAGTCCGCCCCCGATACCGCCACGGCTCAACCATTCCACGGGCATCAGCTACTTGCGACAGAGCCATGGCAAGAGCAAGGAGTTTGTGGGCAAGAGCAGTCTGCTCCTGCCCAACACCAGCAGTATTATGATACGCCGCAACTCGGCGATCGAGAAGCGGGCAGCGGCAACTACCCAACCGTCGGCGGTTGGACCCATCAGCACGACACTAGTGACCGTGTCGCAGGCGGTGGCGACGGACGAACCGCTGCCGCTACCAATCTCGCCAGCGGCAAGCTCCTCGACGACCACATCACCGCTGACACCCGCCATGTCGCCGATGTCCCCCAACATTCCCAGCCATCCGGTGGAGAGTACGTCGAGCAGCTATGCCCACCAACTGCGAATGCGGCAGCAACAGGCGCATCCCGCGATCTACTCGCAACACCATCATGCTACCCATCTGCCGcaccatcagcaccagcaccatTCGAATCCGACGCAGTCCCGCTCGTCCCCGAAGGAGTTCTTTCCGATTGCCACGAGCCTCGAGGGCACACCCAAACTTCCACCAAAACCTAGTCTAAGCGCTAACTTCTATAACAATCCAG ATAAAGGTACGATGTTTCTTTACCCAAGTACAAACGaagaataa
- the LOC120452551 gene encoding beta-fibrinogenase brevinase-like isoform X1, protein MHLTYILTIVLMMVGAPTQGVDCDGGDCLPYHRCLYAKKLKKVPYCADGSVCCRPPTRPTNNSPSSRACQDYSNDQSFCPPELLISHSNGTDRHERQYMAVIGKRSRGSATEKPEWICGGTVIHERYVLTAAHCILLVDEDPDFFVGLGAYNKSESQVYPVVKAIHHRDYDELSLVNDIALLQLNETIVFNAKIKPACLATSPVEDHEALTVSGWGYLDSVSQKQPDELRKADLQVLNISDCSQASSDMHICAGGVNNISDVCNGDSGGPLAKWHPRWGGCLGQVIGIVSNGGLCDAQYPRTKFTNVYFYVEWIESIVWPSKVKK, encoded by the exons ATGCATCTTACATACATCCTGACCATTGTACTTATGATGGTTGGAGCTCCAACGCAGGGAGTTGATTGCGATGGAGGGGACTGTCTGCCATATCATCGTTGCTTGTATGCCAAGAAGTTGAAGAAGGTTCCGTACTGTGCCGATGGATCCGTCTGCTGCAGGCCACCCACAAGACCCACAAATAACTCACCGTCGAGTAGAG CCTGCCAGGATTATTCAAACGACCAGTCCTTCTGCCCACCGGAGCTCCTCATTTCCCACAGCAATGGAACCGACCGACATGAGCGTCAGTACATGGCGGTGATCGGGAAGAGGAGCCGGGGAAGCGCGACGGAAAAGCCGGAATGGATATGCGGCGGCACCGTGATTCACGAGAGATACGTGCTCACTGCGGCCCATTGCATCCTACTCGTGGATGAAGACCC GGACTTCTTCGTTGGGCTGGGTGCCTACAACAAAAGCGAAAGCCAGGTTTATCCAGTGGTCAAGGCTATCCATCACCGGGACTACGACGAATTGAGCTTAGTAAATGATATTGCCCTGCTGCAGCTGAACGAAACCATCGTTTTCAATGCGAAAATCAAGCCAGCCTGCCTGGCCACGTCTCCAGTGGAGGATCACGAAGCGCTGACCGTTAGCGGATGGGGTTACCTGGACTCTGTGAGTCAAAAGCAGCCCGATGAGCTGCGCAAAGCAGACTTGCAGGTACTCAACATTTCGGACTGCTCCCAGGCCAGCAGTGACATGCACATCTGCGCCGGCGGAGTCAACAATATCAGCGACGTGTGCAACGGGGATTCCGGAGGACCATTGGCCAAGTGGCATCCCAGGTGGGGCGGCTGCCTGGGTCAGGTGATCGGCATTGTATCCAATGGCGGATTATGCGATGCCCAATATCCGCGTACTAAGTTCACCAACGTTTATTTCTATGTCGAGTGGATTGAAAGTATCGTTTGGCCTTCCAAAGTGAAGAAGTAA
- the LOC120452551 gene encoding beta-fibrinogenase brevinase-like isoform X2, translating into MDLNTFFISCQDYSNDQSFCPPELLISHSNGTDRHERQYMAVIGKRSRGSATEKPEWICGGTVIHERYVLTAAHCILLVDEDPDFFVGLGAYNKSESQVYPVVKAIHHRDYDELSLVNDIALLQLNETIVFNAKIKPACLATSPVEDHEALTVSGWGYLDSVSQKQPDELRKADLQVLNISDCSQASSDMHICAGGVNNISDVCNGDSGGPLAKWHPRWGGCLGQVIGIVSNGGLCDAQYPRTKFTNVYFYVEWIESIVWPSKVKK; encoded by the exons ATGGATTTAAACACGTTTTTTATAT CCTGCCAGGATTATTCAAACGACCAGTCCTTCTGCCCACCGGAGCTCCTCATTTCCCACAGCAATGGAACCGACCGACATGAGCGTCAGTACATGGCGGTGATCGGGAAGAGGAGCCGGGGAAGCGCGACGGAAAAGCCGGAATGGATATGCGGCGGCACCGTGATTCACGAGAGATACGTGCTCACTGCGGCCCATTGCATCCTACTCGTGGATGAAGACCC GGACTTCTTCGTTGGGCTGGGTGCCTACAACAAAAGCGAAAGCCAGGTTTATCCAGTGGTCAAGGCTATCCATCACCGGGACTACGACGAATTGAGCTTAGTAAATGATATTGCCCTGCTGCAGCTGAACGAAACCATCGTTTTCAATGCGAAAATCAAGCCAGCCTGCCTGGCCACGTCTCCAGTGGAGGATCACGAAGCGCTGACCGTTAGCGGATGGGGTTACCTGGACTCTGTGAGTCAAAAGCAGCCCGATGAGCTGCGCAAAGCAGACTTGCAGGTACTCAACATTTCGGACTGCTCCCAGGCCAGCAGTGACATGCACATCTGCGCCGGCGGAGTCAACAATATCAGCGACGTGTGCAACGGGGATTCCGGAGGACCATTGGCCAAGTGGCATCCCAGGTGGGGCGGCTGCCTGGGTCAGGTGATCGGCATTGTATCCAATGGCGGATTATGCGATGCCCAATATCCGCGTACTAAGTTCACCAACGTTTATTTCTATGTCGAGTGGATTGAAAGTATCGTTTGGCCTTCCAAAGTGAAGAAGTAA
- the LOC120458702 gene encoding uncharacterized protein LOC120458702: MSAYRLSSMQDTEWYPTTSNCSSLLFSSDAVEQLRDKWTHYIFSQPKAPFEVQLAKARADRALELVRSTQKAALEEANSSPRSKCRPLTALHNSPRTTNRMTMVMETRMRPSVVKESKSQYNLCPSCGLVKDSILNHQHAEQRLKKLLAQHPSLLPKRQNRGSSKYLRML, from the coding sequence ATGTCCGCTTATAGATTGAGTAGTATGCAGGACACCGAATGGTATCCCACGACCTCCAACTGTTCCAGCTTACTTTTCAGCTCGGATGCCGTGGAGCAGCTGCGTGATAAGTGGACCCACTATATTTTCAGCCAGCCCAAGGCGCCTTTTGAAGTGCAGCTGGCCAAAGCCCGAGCGGATCGGGCCCTCGAGCTGGTCAGGAGCACGCAGAAGGCTGCTTTGGAAGAGGCCAATTCGTCACCAAGGAGTAAGTGCCGTCCACTCACTGCTCTGCACAACTCCCCGCGTACCACAAATCGTATGACGATGGTTATGGAGACCCGAATGCGGCCATCCGTCGTCAAGGAGTCGAAGTCGCAATACAATCTGTGTCCCAGTTGTGGACTTGTCAAGGACTCAATTCTGAATCACCAGCACGCCGAGCAGCGACTGAAGAAGCTACTGGCACAACATCCTAGTTTGCTGCCGAAACGACAGAATAGAGGGTCATCAAAGTATTTGCGCATGCTATAG
- the LOC120458701 gene encoding STING ER exit protein → MPKVVSRSIVCSDTKDQEEYNEEKPLNIYYCLCNKMALILDCTLDQLPLREVDNARVINANDHANKLTYNPTPRMVYIKRKSRGNGIEKQYRYKCRSCNLPLYYRHSPDSHVTFVMFNALIRNKGESPLTQLLTSDIKGSAKAPAAKPASSAGPDDSGIVDASGKKVMVTRHTKNMGKFSSVTVSTIDEEEDEIEAREIADSYANNARIIEKQLQRKGGKLSDVGIKGKTEDAPPPQKKQRGTLLER, encoded by the exons ATGCCCAAAGTAGTGTCGCGCAGTATCGTCTGCTCCGACACCAAGGACCAGGAGGAGTACAATGAGGAAAAACCGCTAAACATTTACTACTGTTTGTGCAACAAGATGGCTCTGATTCTGG ACTGCACCCTGGACCAGTTGCCGCTTCGGGAGGTGGACAACGCCCGTGTGATAAACGCCAACGACCATGCCAACAAACTTACCTACAATCCCACACCGAGGATGGTCTACATCAAGCGTAAGAGCAGGGGCAATGGGATCGAGAAGCAGTATCGCTACAAG TGCCGAAGCTGCAATCTGCCACTATACTATCGCCACAGTCCCGACTCTCACGTAACCTTCGTCATGTTTAATGCCCTCATCCGCAACAAGGGCGAGAGTCCTCTCACCCAGCTGCTGACTTCGGATATCAAGGGCAGTGCCAAAGCACCGGCTGCCAAGCCTGCGTCTTCCGCAGGTCCAGACGATTCGGGCATTGTGGATGCCAGTGGCAAGAAGGTGATGGTCACCAGGCACACAAAGAACATGGGCAAGTTCAGCTCGGTCACGGTGTCCACCatcgacgaggaggaggacgaaaTCGAGGCG CGCGAGATTGCCGACAGCTATGCGAACAACGCAAGGATCATCGAGAAGCAGCTGCAGCGTAAAGGCGGAAAACTGAGCGATGTGGGAATCAAAGGCAAGACGGAGGACGCACCTCCGCCGCAGAAGAAGCAGCGCGGCACGCTGCTGGAAAGATAG
- the LOC120454982 gene encoding tRNA-specific adenosine deaminase 1 produces MCDNNKPTVKEIAELCFKKFECLPKTGKPTANQWTVLAGIVEFNQQTGTCQLVSLGCGTKCIGESKLCGNGLILNDSHAEVLARRGFLRFLYQELKQDRIFHWNSTLSTYDLDEHVEFHFLSTQTPCGDACILEEEQPGGQAKRQRLNEDSEMVFTGAKLICDLSDDPMLQTPGALRTKPGRGERTLSMSCSDKIARWNVQGVQGALLDTFISKPIYFSSLNFCCHDAQLEALERAIFKRWDCRSFELPRFQPQKPRIRIDPGIRFEFSQRSDWQPSPNGLIWSQVPEELRPYEISVNGKRQGVTKKKMNTPQAALAISKYQLFLTFLELLKLNPKLSDKFNQPLSDLERNTYASCKELSTDYHFAWREIKEKYFLQWTKKPHELLDFAPMPNK; encoded by the exons atgtgtGATAACAACAAACCGACGGTTAAGGAAATAGCCGAACTTTGTTTCAAGAAATTCGAGTGCTTGCCGAAAACAGGAAAGCCCACAGCCAATCAATGGACCGTTTTGGCGGGAATCGTGGAGTTCAACCAGCAAACGGGGACATGTCAATTAGTGTCCCTCGGATGCGGTACGAAGTGCATTGGAGAATCTAAACTTTGTGGCAACGGCCTCATCCTGAATGATTCCCATGCCGAGGTGCTGGCACGTCGCGGCTTTCTGCGCTTTCTATACCAGGAGCTCAAGCAGGATAGGATCTTCCATTGGAACAGCACCCTAAGTACCTACGACTTGGATGAGCACGTGGAGTTTCACTTTCTGAGCACCCAAACGCCTTGCGGAGATGCCTGCATCCTGGAAGAAGAGCAACCAGGGGGACAGGCCAAACGCCAGCGGCTGAATGAGGATTCCGAGATGGTCTTTACGGGTGCTAAGCTTATATGTGACCTTAGTGATGATCCAATGCTGCAGACGCCGGGAGCTCTGCGCACGAAACCAGGACGTGGAGAGCGCACTCTGTCCATGTCGTGCAGTGATAAGATAGCCCGATGGAATGTCCAGGGCGTTCAGGGGGCCCTACTGGATACCTTCATCTCCAAACCCATCTACTTTAGCAGCTTAAACTTTTGCTGTCACGATGCGCAGCTGGAAGCTTTGGAACGAGCCATCTTCAAACGTTGGGATTGTCGATCGTTTGAGCTCCCGCGGTTCCAGCCTCAAAAACCACGGATACGCATCGATCCTGGCATAAGATTTGAGTTTTCGCAACGTTCCGATTGGCAGCCCTCCCCCAATGGGTTGATTTGGTCCCAAGTCCCTGAAGAATTGAG GCCCTATGAAATTTCCGTGAATGGAAAGCGTCAAGGAGTTACCAAGAAAAAGATGAACACTCCTCAAGCTGCCCTGGCAATCAGCAAGTACCAGCTGTTCCTCACATTTCTTGAGTTACTTAAGCTCAATCCTAAGCTAAGCGATAAGTTTAATCAACCGCTTTCCGACCTTGAGCGTAATACATATGCATCCTGTAAGGAGTTGTCCACGGATTATCACTTTGCATGGCGGGAAATTAAAGAGAAATACTTTCTTCAGTGGACCAAAAAACCCCACGAGTTGCTAGACTTTGCTCCAATGCCAAATAAATGA
- the LOC120454991 gene encoding carbonic anhydrase, with translation MSHHWGYTEENGPAHWAKDYPQASGHRQSPVDITPSSAKKGSDLKVAPLKWKYVPEHTKSLVNPGYCWRVDVNGAESELTGGPLGDQIFKLEQFHCHWGCTDSKGSEHTVDGVSYAGELHLVHWNTTKYKSFGEAAAAPDGLAVLGVFLQAGNHHAELDKVSSLLQFVLHKGDRVTLPQGCDPGQLLPDVHTYWTYEGSLTTPPCSESVIWIVFKTPIEVSDDQLNAMRNLNAYDVKEECPCNEFNGKVINNFRPPLPLGKRELREIGGH, from the exons ATGAGCCACCACTGGGGATACACCGAAGAGAACG GACCTGCCCACTGGGCCAAGGACTACCCACAAGCGTCCGGACACCGCCAGTCGCCCGTGGACATCACCCCCTCCAGCGCCAAGAAGGGCAGTGACCTGAAGGTAGCTCCGCTCAAGTGGAAGTATGTGCCGGAGCACACCAAGAGCCTGGTCAATCCTG GCTACTGCTGGCGCGTGGACGTGAACGGCGCCGAGTCCGAGCTGACTGGAGGTCCGCTGGGCGATCAGATCTTCAAGCTGGAGCAGTTCCACTGCCACTGGGGCTGCACGGACTCCAAGGGATCCGAGCACACCGTCGATGGAGTGTCCTATGCCGGCGAGCTGCATCTGGTCCATTGGAACACCACCAAGTACAAGTCCTTTGGCGAGGCGGCTGCCGCTCCTGACGGCCTGGCCGTGCTGGGCGTGTTCCTCCAGGCTGGCAATCACCATGCCGAGCTGGACAAGGTGAGCAGCCTGCTGCAGTTCGTCCTGCACAAGGGCGATCGCGTCACCCTGCCCCAGGGCTGTGATCCCGGCCAGCTGCTGCCCGACGTGCACACATACTGGACGTACGAGGGCTCCTTGACCACTCCACCGTGCTCAGAGTCGGTCATCTGGATTGTGTTCAAGACGCCCATCGAGGTGTCGGACGACCAGCTGAACGCCATGCGCAACCTCAACGCCTACGACGTGAAGGAGGAGTGCCCCTGCAACGAGTTCAACGGCAAGGTGATCAACAACTTCCGCCCTCCGCTGCCGCTGGGCAAGCGTGAGCTGCGCGAAATCGGGGGCCACTAA